The region ATCTCCACCAAAACATCTAATAGGTATCTGTATTAGCTTTCTGTTGCTTAGAGCAGAATACATGAAACtgaataatttacaaagaaaagaaatttctttctttttttttttttttgagacaggttctcactctgtcacccagcctggagtgcagtggctcgatctcagctcactgcaacctctgcctcccaggcttaaatgattctcccacctcagcctccagagtatctgtgactacaggtgcatacgcggctaatttttttctgtattttttttgtagagatggggtttcaccatgtctcctgagctggacttgaactccttagctcaagctatccacccgccttggcctcccaaagtgctgggattacaggtgtgagtccctgcacctggcccagaaatttctttcttataGTTATGGAGTtagagaagtccaaggtcaagggtcCACTTCCGGGGAGGGTCTTCCTGCTGGCAGGGGCTCTCTGTGGAGTCTGCAGAGTTTTGAGGCGATGCAGGGTATCATGTGATGAGGGAGCTTAGTGTGATCCTCCCCCATAATAACCCATCAGTCCATTAACCCATTaatggaggagacaaacattcaaaccatagcagcatctcacacacacatcccaagCCAATCTCGGTCCTCCCTCAAGCCCACCCCACCCGCACCTTCCCGGTTTCCATCAATGGATGGACCAGCCTTCAAAGTTTACAGGGTATCCTGCATTCTCTAGTTTATGCACATCCCCAATCTAAAGAAGGCTGCCCCCTCTCACCACCTCCACTGCTACCTGCCCTCTGGTCTGAGTGCACTGCCTTTCATTCGGATTATTGTAGTCCCCTGGCTTCTAACCAGCAACCAGCgtgatctttaaaaatgtaacgtgaggtatgagaatcgcttgaacctgggaggcggaggttgcagtgaactgagatctcgccactgcgctccagcctgggtgacagaatgagactccatctcaaaaaaagaaaaaaagaaaaaaaaagctgggtgcgctggctcatacctgttatcccagaactttgggagatcaaggcaggcagatcacctgaggtcaggagttccagacctgcctggccaatatggtgaaaccgtgtctctgctAAACATACACAATGCAGGAGATCGGTCAAGGTGGTAGGAGAAATTATAAAGATAAAGTTATAGGAAATACACACAAACTTTCTTGGAAGGCCGAAAGGTTTGCATAGCTTCAGTAAAAGATTTGGCTGAAGGTAGCTGAATTCTCTTAAAAGTTTAGGGCGTAGATACATAGGAATGTAGAGGagtttatctaaatagcttgtttactcatgttgTCCTAAAACAGACCTTTGATCATTCACGGGCAGGACTGCTCTCTCTGAGGGAGGGCGACCAGATTAATTACGCACAAATGTGTTGactcaaagcctttgtcattaTGTCTGTGCTGAATAAATGCCTGCAGGACCAGCTAGTCAGGCCGCGGGGCTGGAACAACTCTTTCTGTGAAAGGTCCAGCCCCCTAGCCAGCTCTTTCACTGAATACTGGTGTCTGAGTACATTATTCATCTGTAGTGCAGCCTGGGTCTGTGGGTCAGACCCTGGCaagttagccggatgtggtgacacatgcctgtgatcccagctactcaggaggctgaggcacgagaatctcctgaacccaggaggcagaggttgcagtgagccaagatcatgccactgcactccagtctggggcaacacagtgagaccccatctcaaaaaaaaaatgtaacttaagaccaggcacagtggtcacacctgaaattccagcactttgagaggctgaggccagtggatcacttgagcccaggagctcaagaccagcctggggaatatggcaaaatcctgtttctacaaaaaaaaaaaaaaaaaaaaaacgaaaattagccaggggtggtggtatgtgcctgtagtcccaactactcaggaggctgaagtgggaggatcgcttgagcccaggaggctgcagtgagctatgactgtgccactgcactctagcctgggtgacaaagcaagaccctgtctcaataaataaataaataaacaaaataaaactgtaactcagtgttcacagcagcattattcacaacagccaaaaagtggaagcaaaggCAATGTCCATCCTCTGATGAATGGATAGACACACTGTGGCACCCAAACACCCAGAgagtggaatagtatgcagccataaaaaggaaggaggctgggcacagtggctcacgcctgtaatcccaacactttgggaggctgaggcaagaggatcacttgaggccaggagtttgagaccaggctggccaacatggcaaagccctgtctctactaaaaatacaaaaattagcctggcatagtggcacacacctataatcccagctagtcgggaggctaaggcacaagagacgagagtcgcttgagcccgggaggcagaggctgcaatgagccgagattgtgccactgcactccagcctgggcaaaagagtgacactctgtctcaaagaaaaaaaaggaatgaagtactcatATGTTCTACATCATGGACGAACCTTGAAAATGATGCTGAAAACAGCCAGACACAAAATGCCACATACTGTATGGTTCTGTacgcatgaaatgtccagaattggCAAATccatagattttaaaaagtagattcggcagggcacagtggctcacgcctataatcccagcactttgggaggctgaggctcacttgaggtcaggagttcaagaccagcctggccaacatggtgaaaccctgtctctactaaaatacaaaaattaggcaggcatggtggcaggcacctgtaatcccagctactcaggagactgaagcaggagaattgtttgaacccgggaggtaaaggttgcagtgagcccagatcgcaccactgcactccagcctggccatagagcgagactctgtctcaaaaaagcaaaaaataaaaaaaagaaagaaaaaaaagtagattcgtggttggtgggggaggggaggagtaaATGCTAATGGGTTTCTTCTTGGGGTGATGAAAACCACTGAAGTGtaactttaaaagggtgaattgaatggtatgtgaattatatctcaagaaaacaaactcaGCTGGCAtcaccccctgccccaccctgtgGTAAAGCTGGGTCCTTGTTGGCTGGTGAGGGCTCTCCTAATCTGCACCCCCTCCTCACCTCCAGACCCACGGCATTGCTGCTCCTGGAACCCCAGCCGTCCCCTGTGCTCTGCTCTTCTGTTCTCCGTGTGCCCAACTCTTCCCCCCACACCTAGGTACCCGGCCCCTCCCAGCCTTCACCTGCGCCTTTACAGAGGCCCCATCAGACCACCGGGCCCCCCACCCTCCACACGCCCACCCCGTAAACAGACTCCCTTTCCCCTGGTTCTTCTGAATTTCTGGCATACTATACgatttccttatttttccttatttttattttttaatagagacgggggtctcactgtgttacccaggctggtctcgaaccccttgTCTCAatcaatcctgcctcagcctcccaaagtgcgggcaTTGCAGGCTGAGCCACCACGGCCGCCACGACCTTCTCTTCTGGAGCGTGTCGCTTTTGTAATTATGATGTAAACTTTGGGCACGCGGGGACCCCCGCGCTTCGCTCACTAATTTGTCCCCAGACCCTACTACCTGGCAACAGTAGGCGCGCAATACTGTTGATTGAATAAACGACTGCTACTTTGGACATCATGTATTATTTAAATCACATGTTTAAACGCACATAAACTTCTGAGTAGTGTTTTCTGCACACACAAGATGTCTCCAGGGGCACCAAAGAATGCATTTTCCACGTCTGTCCCTAAACGTTAATGCATAAGTAACCTTGGTCACCAACAGATGTGAGGGCACGTGACGTTCGGGCTGCGCCCTCCCCGCCCCGGCCCTGCACACAGTAGGGCCGCACCGCGCTTTGCAAACAGGTGGACTCGGCAGAGGCGCGACCCCCCTCACCGCAGAGAGCTGGGCCACCTGCAGGCTCTCAGGACAcccaaggccccacctcccacccggAAAAGAGACGGTCCGCCGGGCGCAGGCGCAGAAGCCGCGCCCGTCCGCGGCGCCGCCAGCCAGAGCGGAAACGGCTACGGCTTCGCTAGGGACGCATGCGCGGGTCCCTTAGTTTCGCGAGATAACGGTCGAAAACGCGCTCCTGTCGATTTCCGGTAGTGAATCAGGCACCGGAGTGCAGGGTAGGGGGTGGAATCCCTGGGCCGCTGGGCAAGCGGCGAGATCTGGCCAGGGCCAGCGAGCCGAGGACAGCGGGCGCGCGGAGGGCCGGGCCGCAGCCCCGGCCGCTTGCAGGCCCCGCCATGGACCCCTTCCTGGTGCTGCTGCACTCGGTGTCGTCCAGCCTGTCGAGCAGCGAGCTGACTGAGCTCAAGTTCCTATGCCTCGGGCGCGTGGGCAAGCGCAAGCTGGAGCGCGTGCAGAGCGGCCTGGACCTCTTCTCCATGCTGCTGGAGCAGAACGACCTGGAGCCCGGGCACACCGAGCTCCTGCGCGAGCTGCTCGCCTCCCTGCGGCGCCACGACCTGCTGCGGCGCGTCGACGACTTCGAGGCGGGGGCGGCGGCCGGGGCCGCGCCTGGGGAAGAAGGTGGGCGCGGGGCCGGGCCGGGGGAGCCAGGGCCTGGTCGCCTGGCTGTAGGGGCTGCGAGGCTCCTCCCGTTGGCCTCCAGGCACCTCCCCTTTGCCGGGTTTGATTTGCGTGGGTTTTCTCCGTACAGCCCTGGTTTTGCAGATGGGAGAGCCAGAAACGCAGAAAAGTTAACTTACTCGAGCTTGCAGGGCGTGGACACGCACAGTCCTTTTTCCTCCACCCCCTTCTGCCCGGgtaaattagaaaactcactGAAGAAAAGATGAGTCAGAGAAGGtgtgggggaggggcagaggttgGGTGAACCTGCCTCGCatcatttcctttctgtctcGGAATATGCTTTTCACGGCTGTCTGAGAGTAATACTAGCATTCAGTAACTCCTACCCAGGGGCTTACAGTGTGCCGCTTACGCTTGTAACTGCCAAATACAATTTTCGCAGTAGCCCTGTGGCTTAGATACTGTTAGCTGTcactgttcccattttacagaggacagGACTGTGGCTCACAGGTTAAGTGGCTTTGCCGAAATGCGCAGCCGATAACTAACGGAGCTAGGCTTGAGCCAAGCAGTCCGGCCTCCGGATGGGTGGTGTTAGCCATTGCACTGCCTCTCTGGTCAAGTTCATTGTGGAGTGGCTTCCTGTCCTGCTCTCGGTCACTCCCTCTCCACCCTCGCCTGTGGATTGCAGCAGCTTCCAGGATAAAAAAGAAACTCTGAGTACAGCAGAGTTTCTCAGCCCTACCCCCCTTGTTCTCAGAGTCGGGAGAGGCTTGGGAGTGCTCTGGGGACGCCTCTCAGAGGCTTCAAGCTGTGGCTTGGAATCAGCCATTCAGTCACCAATCAGATAGGGCCTAAATGTGTCACCATGGGTTTCACTCTGTAAGGACTGGTGCCTGTTGAGGACAGGATGGACAGAACAGCTCTCTGCCTGAGAGCAGTCAagtccagattttaaaaaaacatcagTACTGAACAAACAATACAGGACGTAGAAAAATCGGGTTTTATGGATATTTAATGTCTGGAAAAAGACTGATAAATTGCATTTTAAAGGCGGTCTACGAAACATAGCTGACATTTGAGATGTATGTGTGCTTGGTTTTATTTATATCGTCATGTAGTTACTGTGTGCTGGGAAGAGTACACCAGAAGGTGAGCAGTGGGTATGGGCAGGTTGGTAGCGGGCGACTCTGCCTTCCTCCCCAGAAGTTCAGCATAGCGGTTAAGGGTGGACTCTGGCACCACACTCTCAGGGTTTCAGAACATGGCTCTGCCATCGTCTAGCTACACGATCTCAGGAATGTCCATTAGCTtccctgtgcctcaatttcctcatctgtacaatcatggtaacacagtgcccagcccacagGGCTGTCAGAGCTGCGGGAGCTGGTACACCTGCCAACGGTGTCTCAGAATTGCCAGGAGTAGTCCAAGCAGCACCCTGTCctgcctctcctttcctctcttcacATTGCAGAAGCGGCCTTTTACGGTCTTGTGACCAGCTCCCTGATCTCAGTGGTGACGTCAGCAGATGAGGAGTATGGTAGCCAGGGACTGAAGACTGGTGGTCACTCGGGGCAGCTTTCTAAATAACAATTGGAGTGTCTGCTAGTTTCCTGTGATTGCCATAACAAATGATCACAAATCTGGTGGCCTGAAGCAATAGAAATCTACCCCCTcaatctggaggccagaaatctgaaTAAGCAGGGTGCCACAGACCGGCACACCCTCAGAATGCTGTTGGGGAGGCTCCTTCCGGGTCTCGTCCGCTTCGTGGTGGCTCCAGGCATTCTTTGACTTGTGGCCGCTTCACTCCAGGCTCACACGGCCTTCCCTGTGTGTCTCCTGCAAGGATACCTATCATTGGTGCATCCAGGTCATCCAGGATGATCTCGTCTCAAGACCCTCAGCTTACCTTTGCAAAGATGCTTTTTCCAAAGAACATTCATGGTTTCAGCAATTTCACATGAACATACCTTGAGGTGACATCGTTCAACCTGCTATAGGGCAGGATGTGGGATCAACCCTATTTTCTTCCCTCCCAcaactccccagcccctccctcagTGTCTCCTGCCCTAAGTAGGTAGCTCCACTACAACTTCCTTTGGCACTTGAGTCTTCAGTGGGCCACACCTCCTAGGACAGTATTAGAGAGCAGGGGGTTTGGCTGAGGTGGAATCAGGCCACTCTTGGGCATTTGGTGACAACCCCTCTGCTGCCAGGCGACTCTAGCCTCTACAGAGGACCTCGTGTAGGCACCTCTGTCCGCTGAGCACTTGGCCTCAGTGCTGAAAAGCCCTAGGGAGTATTGTGGGGTCGCTTGTCTCCAAACCTATGGTAAACCGTTATGTTCTTTCCTTCCCAGACCTGTGTGCAGCATTTAATGTCATATGTGATAATGTGGGGAAAGACTGGAGAAGGCTGGCTCGTCAGCTCAAAGTCTCAGACACCAAGATCGACAGCATCGAGGACAGATACCCCCGCAACCTGACAGAGCGTGTGCGGGAGTCACTGAGAATCTGGAAGAACACAGAGAAGGAGAACGCAACAGTGGCCCACCTGGTGGGGGCTCTCAGGGCCTGCCAGATGAACCTGGTGGCTGACCTGGTACAAGAGGTTCAGCAGGC is a window of Gorilla gorilla gorilla isolate KB3781 chromosome 9, NHGRI_mGorGor1-v2.1_pri, whole genome shotgun sequence DNA encoding:
- the FADD gene encoding FAS-associated death domain protein, producing the protein MDPFLVLLHSVSSSLSSSELTELKFLCLGRVGKRKLERVQSGLDLFSMLLEQNDLEPGHTELLRELLASLRRHDLLRRVDDFEAGAAAGAAPGEEDLCAAFNVICDNVGKDWRRLARQLKVSDTKIDSIEDRYPRNLTERVRESLRIWKNTEKENATVAHLVGALRACQMNLVADLVQEVQQARDLQNRSGAMSPMSWNSDASTSEAS